The nucleotide window AAAAACTGTGGACAACCTGCAAACTGCAATAGTCTGtttcaaactcaaattcaATTTATCCCTATAAAACATCTAAACTAAAATGTTAGTTTCTTGGGAAACAAGTTAAAAATGCCACTGCAAAATAGATCTGACTTGTGTGCCATTGTTGTGATGCATTTGATAAGAAACTAGAATCTGGCATTCATACAAGTCCCCTGGGGTATGGATGATAATTGGGAGTTTCCGAAATTTAGTATCTTTTCCATTGTTTCCTCAGTATTAGATGaccaaattcaaatgcaaGCTTTCTAATATTACTGCTCTCTGAAGTGAATTTCCACCTTCAGTTGGTTAGTAGTTGCAGTTTCTCTGCCCAAACTTAGATGAAATTGTTTCATATCCTGCCGAAGTAAGCTGCAAGCAAACCTGCCAATTGGAAgtaggaaaaggaaaacaaaagaaaatctgTTTAGCTTCTTTTTTGGAAGATTTAAGACTTAGAAGTGACCAAGTAAATGATTGTCAAAAGCTTTACCCAATATTTATTGCAGTTTCCTTCTTGTCACCAGTGAGCAGCCATATTTTTATCCCTGCTTGGGCAAGTTTATCTATGCATTCTGGAACCTGACATAAACAAGAAAGTATCAACTATGAGAAAGATCATGTTCACATTCAAATGCCACACAAGTCCACCTTACGTATGCAGCCCATCCAGTATTTCAGTCAAAGAGAGATAACTAACCCCTTTTTGTAACTTGTCTTCAACAGCAGCAACCCCTAGTAAAATTAGATCCTTTTCAATCATTTCAGATGCTTTCTCTAGTATTTCTTCCCTTTCAGGACCTATTGTGGTCTTGGCCACCTTAAATATTGAGTTCCATTGTTCATACTCAGTAACCTCAAGTTTCCGGTAGGCAAAGGCCAGAGTTCGGAATCCATCTTCTGCATAATTTGAAAGGTGTAGAGTTGTTGCCTGTTGGTATGTCCTTCCATTTTCTGCAAGCCTGTCAAAGATAATGCTGACAACCACAAGTAATATTATTAAGTTAGTTGGTGGAATAGTATTGAGATTTTCCAACTTAGAACAAAAAGACTGATACTTAGGAATGTAAGAcaccattaacaaaaaagggaaaaaagaaaaagaaggtgcAGGCATCAGTAGATGAATtgttaaagaagaaaacacaTCAGTAGATGAATtgttaaagaagaaaacatactTATCTGCACCTTTGCAGAGTAGAAAGATTTGACCCTCTTCGTTGCTTACTATAACAGACATCCTCTTCCGAGCGCTACAGAACTCTAAAAGGTTCAAAAGTTTGTACTTCCTGAAAATAACCATCACATCATGCTTGGCCATGCTACCATAAAGAACTTATAAGGAAGTATAGTCTTAACcagaaaaaaatcaattatagGACTTACCGCTCAACCTCATTTCCAGTGGAAGGATCAAACTCCCTAAGAAACATAACAGACTGACTTCtttgaaaaaactgaaatccaAATTCTTGTGcagcaattaaaaaagatactTCTTCTGGTGACTCTGCCTCATACTTTAGCTTATGAGTTTGATCATCCTCCTCAACAGGTATGCCTGTGTGACATAGAGCCATGACTCTAAAGAACATTGTCACATCAGATAAGTTGGACCTATAAATCCACTTTTTGTTCAGAAGTCTATCATCCCTAAAGTTGAAACCCTTGATGACAGCTTCTTCCTCCACATAAGAGATTCTTGAATTTTCTGCACTCGAATTCTGCATATGTCTTTGTCCTCCTTGCACAGCTTTTTCAGTGCTAATGTCCCCCACTGAGAACTCAAACATTTCACCGCTTTGGCTTGCTGTTTCAAATTCATCAGTACTGAAACGATAAGACTCAACATCAACATTCATTCGCTTAGATGCTGCCCGGTCGATTTCATTTATATCACCCCCATATGAAATTCCAGCAATAGAGCATTTCCTAAATTCCATCTGGTTGCATGTCAAAGTTCCTGTTTTATCTGACAGAATCATCCCTACCTGACCGAGTTcctcatttaaatttgatgtccGGGTTTGAACTGACTTACGTGTAACTTCATCATACAATTCTATATCCTTGTTAATGAGCATGGCTTGTAAAACTTTGACCACCTCAATAGAGACATAGAGAGAAATGGGGATCAAGTAGCCATACAAAATAAGGGCCCTTATGAATTGTAGGAAACCAGATACCTCTGGCTTTGACGGGTTAAAGAATGGATCATCTTCGAGAGAAAGATACCACCACTTAACCATCTCAGACTTCAGAAACCGCGCAAAACCGGATGCAGTGACCAGTGAAATTAAGAGAAGCATTGTAAAGAGAAGGTAAATAACAAGATCCATCTTTCTTTCAATCCGACTACGCTTAGATGGTGATCTTGTTGAATTCCTTACTGCTTTTGTGTCAGGTCCACTGAAGATCACAACTCCATAAATATAATCCGTGTTCCGAAGTTTTGAATCTCTTAGAAGAAGTGTGGCAGGGCACAAGGGAAATGATACATTTTTCAACTCTAAATTCCCCACAAAGGTGTAAAGATGAGGATTTGGGTCCTCACAGCGGACGGTAGCGCTGAATAAACCAAATGCTTGATCATTGATCAAGCCAAGTGTGGCTTCTGAGCATCTTTTAACTTTCAGGTTAGTTTCTCCATCAAGGTTCATTGTCTCTACATAACATATGCCATCCTCATAGCTGGAAGATAGTAAGAGGAGATCACTGGGAAAATATTCATTCTTGTTAACCTTAACAACATCTCCTACAGAAAGCTGTTTCCATGATCTGTCAATAAATTTGCCATCTCCAACATGAGCCTTTACAGTTCTTGAGTTCACATTCAAATCCTTGAAgacaaaataaattgtttCATCAATATTATATGAAGCAGAGACACATATTTGGAATTTCAGTGTCACAAGTAAACAATATAGCCCttgcaattttgaaaaatcGAAAAATGATAGGTTCCTAGCAAAACAGAACAGGAAAGCTAAAGGGGTTCTTGATCATACTAAATTTTAAAGCAGGCAGGAGATTATGAAGTAGGGAGTTGATTTTGAAACGAAAAATTTAGGGCccatttgataaccatttcaattttggtttttagttttcattttttgtgttagagtatagagaaaaaagagggagaatggaagtgagaatgaAAGTGGAGATGGGATTGAGAGGGAAGATGAGAAAGGAGAATGGGAGGGAGGAGtgacaaaagtgaaaaccaaaactaaaaactgaaatctatttgaaattgttttcacttttgtttctCCTCCCTCTCATCCTCCCCTCTCATCCATCCTCACTCCATTCTCACTCTCAgtttcctctatactctagtacaaaaaatgaaaacaaaaaactaaaattgaaatggttatcaaacgggccCTTAGTTGACATCTTTACAATTTTGCAATCATAACTAGTCTCCTTCTGCAATGGGAAAATGGGagctaaaattttcaagaaaCATGAATACAAGATAACATatgggaagaaaagaaaactaaaaatttgtttgttttaccTGCAAGAATCTGTGCCAATCCTCCACTGCCTCTTTAATCATACTAACCCCCACCACAAAGACTAAAGGGGCAATCAAACTTGTTGGAGTAAAAGGAGCCAAAGAAGTGATGGATAACACAGCTGCtaacagaaaataaagatTGGCAACCCTCCGAAACTGCTCGAAAAGTGCTTTTGGAAGAAAAGTCACAACATTGTACTTAGTTGTGGAAACATAGTTCTTGGGATACTTGTAAGGTTTAGCCTTGTGTTGCAGAGGCTCATTGCAGAAAACCACCCGCGAAAATCCTGGCTGACCAAGAAGCTGCTGGCTAGGATCATGCTCAGCAGTGACAGGCCTCAAGCATGCAAAAGAATACAGTTTGCTCCATCTGATCTTCCTCTTTGTTCTTCCAGATGACCCTGTCATTTTCTGACCaataaatgaatttgagaGCTTCACTCTTTTACATTTGCAGACCAACTTCTCTTCAACTATAAGAAAATGTGAGTGAAGCTGGAGCTTCTGTCCCTTCCACTCATCAAACAGACTTTCATAACAGAACCAGCACTGTTGGTTATAACATTGGCCTTCATCATAGGAAAcatcaaaatccaaataaaCAATGCTACAAGAGAattgtctttttctctttcgcTTTCTCTAGCTTTTAAAAGGCGGTCTTCCAATGCTGAGATTTGCAGTTTCTTGGATCAACCAAGTAGATAGAAGCAGGCCTTCCATTAGCCG belongs to Prunus persica cultivar Lovell chromosome G4, Prunus_persica_NCBIv2, whole genome shotgun sequence and includes:
- the LOC18778156 gene encoding probable phospholipid-transporting ATPase 5 — translated: MAMGGNTTSLLQGLSLFTRIVTALALPLPFVMANEWKCSKEDESYCDVYPGLKCWFCYESLFDEWKGQKLQLHSHFLIVEEKLVCKCKRVKLSNSFIGQKMTGSSGRTKRKIRWSKLYSFACLRPVTAEHDPSQQLLGQPGFSRVVFCNEPLQHKAKPYKYPKNYVSTTKYNVVTFLPKALFEQFRRVANLYFLLAAVLSITSLAPFTPTSLIAPLVFVVGVSMIKEAVEDWHRFLQDLNVNSRTVKAHVGDGKFIDRSWKQLSVGDVVKVNKNEYFPSDLLLLSSSYEDGICYVETMNLDGETNLKVKRCSEATLGLINDQAFGLFSATVRCEDPNPHLYTFVGNLELKNVSFPLCPATLLLRDSKLRNTDYIYGVVIFSGPDTKAVRNSTRSPSKRSRIERKMDLVIYLLFTMLLLISLVTASGFARFLKSEMVKWWYLSLEDDPFFNPSKPEVSGFLQFIRALILYGYLIPISLYVSIEVVKVLQAMLINKDIELYDEVTRKSVQTRTSNLNEELGQVGMILSDKTGTLTCNQMEFRKCSIAGISYGGDINEIDRAASKRMNVDVESYRFSTDEFETASQSGEMFEFSVGDISTEKAVQGGQRHMQNSSAENSRISYVEEEAVIKGFNFRDDRLLNKKWIYRSNLSDVTMFFRVMALCHTGIPVEEDDQTHKLKYEAESPEEVSFLIAAQEFGFQFFQRSQSVMFLREFDPSTGNEVERKYKLLNLLEFCSARKRMSVIVSNEEGQIFLLCKGADNIIFDRLAENGRTYQQATTLHLSNYAEDGFRTLAFAYRKLEVTEYEQWNSIFKVAKTTIGPEREEILEKASEMIEKDLILLGVAAVEDKLQKGVPECIDKLAQAGIKIWLLTGDKKETAINIGFACSLLRQDMKQFHLSLGRETATTNQLKAMKKDILNQLESFHKVKSEEGNEDAPLALVVDGKALEIALRSDVKDQFLPLAVNCASVICCRVSPKQKALITRLVKEHTGRTTLAIGDGANDAVMASDISLPQFHFLGRLLIVHGHWCYKRISKMILYFVYKNIAFGLTLFYYELYTRFAGEVLYDDWYMALFNVILTSLPVISLGVLEQDVSSEVCLQFPALYQQGQKNIYFTWKRILGWILNGVVASLVIFLSNIYTLSPKAFQKNGAVADITHLGAMTYTCIIWTVNCQIALIINHFTWIQHLFIWGSILIWYVFLLIYGALPPAYSQRGFRVLIEALGPAPLYWTVTLFVVVVSLLPYFIHIIIQRSFYPLDDHVIQEMKYFRKDVADNQMWERERSNSIKMTQIGFSARVDARIRFLKEHLHQKKQLIYRSVTSSPIFKSLTSSPA